One Streptococcus gallolyticus subsp. gallolyticus DSM 16831 DNA window includes the following coding sequences:
- the nrdF gene encoding class 1b ribonucleoside-diphosphate reductase subunit beta, with product MSQTYYEAINWNEIEDIIDKSTWEKLTEQFWLDTRIPLSNDLDDWRKLSAEEKDLVGKVFGGLTLLDTMQSESGVEAIRADVRTPHEEAVLNNIQFMESVHAKSYSSIFSTLNTKSEIEAIFEWTNSNDYLQKKAKIINDIYENGDALQKKVASTFLETFLFYSGFFTPLYYLGNNKLANVAEIIKLIIRDESVHGTYIGYKFQLGFNELSEEEQDNFREWMYDLLYQLYENEENYTKSLYDGVGWTDEVLTFLRYNANKALMNLGQDPLFPDTANDVNPIVMNGISTGTSNHDFFSQVGNGYLLGSVEAMQDDDYNYGL from the coding sequence ATGTCACAAACTTATTATGAAGCCATTAATTGGAATGAGATTGAAGACATCATTGATAAATCAACTTGGGAAAAGTTGACGGAGCAATTTTGGCTTGATACACGTATTCCGTTATCAAATGACCTTGATGATTGGCGTAAATTGTCAGCCGAGGAAAAAGACCTTGTCGGAAAAGTCTTTGGCGGATTAACTTTGCTAGATACCATGCAATCTGAATCTGGCGTCGAAGCGATTCGTGCGGACGTCAGAACCCCCCATGAGGAAGCTGTTCTGAATAACATTCAATTCATGGAGTCAGTTCATGCCAAATCTTATTCCTCTATTTTTTCAACACTTAACACAAAATCTGAAATTGAAGCCATTTTTGAATGGACAAATAGCAATGACTACCTGCAAAAAAAGGCAAAAATCATCAATGATATTTATGAAAATGGGGATGCGTTGCAAAAGAAAGTTGCCTCTACTTTCCTAGAAACTTTCCTCTTCTATTCTGGATTTTTCACACCACTTTATTATCTTGGCAACAATAAATTGGCAAACGTTGCTGAAATTATCAAATTGATTATCCGTGATGAATCTGTTCACGGCACTTACATTGGCTATAAATTCCAACTTGGTTTCAATGAATTATCTGAAGAAGAACAAGACAATTTTCGTGAGTGGATGTATGATTTACTTTATCAACTTTACGAAAATGAGGAAAATTATACCAAATCGCTGTATGACGGTGTTGGTTGGACTGATGAAGTATTGACATTCTTGCGCTACAACGCCAATAAAGCCCTGATGAATCTGGGGCAAGATCCACTTTTCCCAGATACTGCTAACGACGTTAACCCTATTGTCATGAACGGTATTTCAACAGGAACGTCTAATCACGATTTCTTTAGTCAAGTCGGAAATGGTTATCTCCTTGGTTCTGTTGAAGCCATGCAAGATGATGATTACAATTATGGTCTCTAG
- the nrdE gene encoding class 1b ribonucleoside-diphosphate reductase subunit alpha, whose protein sequence is MSLKNLGDVSYFRLNNEINRPVNGQIPLNKDKEALRAFFRENVIPNSMAFDTIIDKINYLIDNDYIESEFISKYTPDFIESLAKDLQAQGFRFKSFMAAYKFYQQYALKTNDGKYYLESIEDRILFNALYFADGNEELARDLATEMIHQRYQPATPSFLNAGRSRRGEFVSCFLISVTDDMNSIGRSINSALQLSRIGGGVGISLSNLREAGAPIKGYEGAASGVVPVMKLFEDSFSYSNQLGQRQGAGAVYLDVFHPDIMAFLSTKKENADEKIRVKTLSLGITVPDKFYELARNNEEMYLFSPYSVEREYGVPYSYVDITAEYDKMVANPNIVKTKIRARDLETEISKLQQESGYPYVVNIDTANRTNPIDGKIIMSNLCSEVLQVQTPSVINDAQEFVKMGTDISCNLGSTNVVNMMTSPDFGRSIKAMTRALTFVSDTSSIEAVPTIKHGNEQAHTFGLGAMGLHTFLAQHHIHYGSPESIEFTNIYFMLMNYWTLVESNHIARERQQTFVGFENSKYADGSYFDKYITGEFIPKSDRVKELFAEHFIPSGEDWAKLRDAVITDGLYHQNRLAVAPNGSISYINDVSASLHPITQRIEERQEKKIGKIYYPAAGLSTDTIPYYTSAYDMDMRKVIDVYAAATEHVDQGLSLTLFLRSDIPQGLYEWKTQSKQTTRDLSILRHYAFNKGIKSIYYIRTFTDDGDEVGSNQCESCVI, encoded by the coding sequence ATGAGTCTAAAAAATCTCGGCGATGTCTCTTATTTTCGCCTTAATAATGAAATTAACCGTCCTGTGAATGGACAAATTCCTCTTAATAAAGATAAAGAAGCCCTTAGAGCTTTCTTTCGTGAAAATGTCATTCCAAATTCAATGGCTTTTGACACGATTATTGATAAAATCAACTATTTGATTGACAATGATTATATCGAGTCAGAATTTATCAGCAAATATACGCCAGATTTTATTGAAAGTTTGGCTAAGGACTTGCAAGCGCAAGGATTTCGTTTTAAATCTTTCATGGCCGCCTATAAGTTTTATCAGCAATATGCTTTAAAGACAAATGACGGTAAATATTATCTTGAAAGTATCGAAGACCGTATTCTTTTTAACGCTCTTTATTTTGCTGATGGTAATGAAGAATTGGCACGTGATTTGGCAACTGAAATGATTCATCAACGCTATCAACCTGCTACACCTTCCTTTTTAAATGCTGGTCGTAGTCGCCGTGGTGAATTCGTCTCTTGTTTTCTCATTTCAGTAACTGACGATATGAATTCGATTGGGCGTTCTATCAATTCAGCGCTACAATTGTCCCGTATCGGTGGGGGTGTTGGTATCAGCCTTTCAAATCTACGTGAGGCTGGCGCTCCTATCAAGGGTTATGAAGGGGCAGCTTCTGGTGTTGTTCCTGTCATGAAGCTCTTTGAAGATAGTTTTTCATATTCTAACCAACTGGGGCAACGTCAAGGAGCTGGTGCTGTTTACCTTGATGTTTTCCACCCAGATATCATGGCATTTCTATCAACCAAAAAAGAGAATGCTGACGAAAAAATCCGTGTCAAAACTCTCTCTCTTGGTATCACCGTACCTGATAAATTTTACGAATTGGCTCGCAATAACGAAGAGATGTATCTCTTTAGCCCATATAGTGTTGAGCGTGAATACGGCGTGCCTTATAGCTATGTTGATATTACGGCTGAGTATGACAAAATGGTTGCTAACCCAAATATCGTCAAAACCAAAATTAGAGCACGTGATTTGGAAACTGAAATTTCGAAATTACAACAAGAATCTGGTTACCCTTATGTGGTCAATATTGATACAGCTAATCGTACCAATCCAATTGACGGTAAAATTATCATGTCAAATCTTTGTTCAGAAGTGCTTCAGGTTCAAACCCCTAGCGTGATTAACGACGCTCAAGAATTTGTCAAAATGGGAACTGATATTTCATGTAATTTGGGCTCAACAAATGTGGTTAATATGATGACTTCACCTGATTTTGGACGTTCTATCAAAGCCATGACACGCGCTTTGACTTTTGTTTCAGACACCTCATCTATTGAAGCTGTGCCAACAATCAAGCATGGCAACGAACAAGCGCATACCTTTGGACTTGGTGCTATGGGGCTTCATACCTTCCTAGCTCAACACCACATTCATTATGGTAGCCCAGAATCCATTGAATTTACCAATATTTACTTTATGTTAATGAATTATTGGACTTTGGTGGAATCAAATCATATCGCTCGTGAACGTCAGCAAACATTTGTAGGTTTTGAAAACTCAAAATACGCTGACGGAAGCTACTTTGATAAATACATTACAGGTGAATTTATTCCAAAATCTGACCGTGTGAAAGAACTCTTTGCAGAACATTTTATTCCAAGCGGTGAGGATTGGGCTAAGCTCCGCGATGCTGTGATAACAGACGGACTTTACCACCAAAATCGTCTAGCAGTTGCTCCAAATGGTTCCATTTCTTACATTAATGATGTTTCTGCGTCGCTTCACCCGATTACGCAACGTATTGAGGAACGTCAGGAAAAGAAAATTGGTAAGATTTATTACCCAGCTGCTGGTTTATCGACAGATACTATTCCTTATTACACTTCTGCTTATGATATGGATATGCGAAAAGTCATTGATGTTTATGCGGCGGCGACTGAACACGTTGACCAAGGATTGTCACTAACGCTCTTTTTGCGCAGCGATATTCCGCAAGGTCTCTATGAATGGAAAACGCAAAGTAAACAAACCACTCGTGACCTGTCTATCCTGCGCCATTACGCTTTTAATAAAGGCATTAAATCAATCTACTACATCCGTACCTTTACCGATGACGGTGATGAAGTCGGCTCAAACCAATGCGAAAGCTGCGTGATTTAA
- the nrdH gene encoding glutaredoxin-like protein NrdH — translation MANKITIFSKNNCMQCKMTKKLLDKEGADYQEINIDERPDMIDYVKDLGFSAAPVVKAGDIIFSGFQPAKLKEII, via the coding sequence ATGGCTAATAAAATCACAATTTTTTCAAAAAATAACTGTATGCAGTGCAAAATGACAAAAAAACTCTTGGATAAAGAGGGAGCTGATTACCAAGAAATCAACATTGACGAACGCCCTGATATGATTGATTACGTAAAAGACCTTGGCTTCTCTGCTGCGCCAGTCGTTAAAGCAGGTGACATTATTTTTTCTGGCTTTCAACCTGCAAAATTAAAAGAAATTATCTAA
- the acnA gene encoding aconitate hydratase AcnA, protein MTEFLSKFSFKDGEYSYFNLEEAVSHYGGDIKKIPYTIRILLESLLRKYDGVDVTKNHIENLATYNPKKTSGEVPFKPSRVILQDFTGVPVVVDLASMRDAIVANGGDAELINPEIPVDLVIDHSVQVDFFGCDTALEDNINLEFKRNNERYEFLKWAEKSFDNYRAVPPATGIIHQVNIEFLSDVVIEKNGMLYPDSMFGTDSHTTMINGIGVLGWGVGGIEAEAAMLGEASFFPVPEVIGVRLTGKLPKIATATDLALKVTQVLRQEKVVGKFVEYFGDGLSNLSLAERATIANMAPEYGATCGYFPIDDETLNYMRLTNRKEDHIALTKEYVKHNNLFYDPEHQAEYTKVVEIDLSTISPSISGPKRPQDLIDLTQAKQTFQESLVREAGVQGFGLTADEINKKATVHFDDQDIEIQTGHVAIAAITSCTNTSNPYVLMSAGLLAKNAVERGLRVAPTVKTSLAPGSKVVTGYLRNSGLQTYLDTLGFNIVGYGCTTCIGNSGSLRPEVAEAITETDLLASAVLSGNRNFEGRVNPLVKANFLASPPLVVAYALAGNTNIDLTTEPLGFDQNNAPVYLKDIMPTNDEVAEYVNKYVTRELFEQEYEHVFTDSEKWNQIPTEESKIYHWNESSTYIQNPPYFDNLGDDLAIKPLKNLKPLAKFGDSVTTDHISPAGNIAKNSPAAKYLDNHGVDYVDFNSYGSRRGNHEVMMRGTFANIRIQNQLADGKIGGYTKYNGEIMPIYDAAMHYKEDNVDTLVIAGKDYGMGSSRDWAAKGSNLLGVKAVLAESFERIHRSNLVMMGVLPLQFLEGDTAESLGLTGLETYDINLSENPGIHDVVDVVARDDSGEKHFKAMVRFDADADIRYYKNGGILPMVVRKKLEEA, encoded by the coding sequence ATGACAGAATTTTTATCAAAGTTTTCCTTCAAAGATGGTGAGTATTCGTATTTTAATCTTGAAGAAGCGGTTTCTCATTATGGAGGAGATATCAAGAAAATCCCTTACACTATTCGTATATTACTTGAAAGTTTACTCAGAAAGTATGATGGTGTAGATGTTACAAAAAATCACATTGAAAATTTAGCAACTTACAATCCTAAAAAAACAAGCGGAGAAGTTCCATTCAAACCAAGTCGTGTCATCTTACAGGATTTCACAGGAGTTCCTGTTGTTGTTGACCTTGCGTCAATGCGTGATGCCATTGTTGCCAACGGTGGAGATGCTGAACTTATTAATCCAGAAATTCCAGTTGATTTGGTTATTGACCACAGTGTCCAAGTTGATTTCTTTGGCTGTGACACAGCGTTAGAAGATAATATTAACCTTGAATTTAAACGTAACAATGAACGTTATGAATTTTTGAAATGGGCAGAAAAATCATTTGATAACTACCGTGCGGTGCCACCTGCAACTGGTATCATTCACCAAGTTAACATTGAATTCCTTAGTGATGTTGTCATTGAAAAAAATGGCATGCTTTATCCAGATTCAATGTTTGGTACTGATAGCCATACAACAATGATTAATGGTATTGGTGTTCTTGGTTGGGGTGTCGGAGGTATCGAAGCAGAAGCAGCGATGCTTGGTGAAGCGTCATTCTTCCCAGTTCCAGAAGTTATCGGTGTTCGTTTGACAGGTAAACTTCCTAAAATTGCAACCGCTACCGATTTAGCCCTTAAAGTGACACAAGTTCTTCGTCAAGAAAAAGTTGTTGGTAAATTCGTTGAATACTTTGGTGACGGTTTATCAAATCTTAGCCTTGCCGAACGTGCAACTATTGCCAATATGGCACCAGAATACGGTGCAACTTGCGGCTATTTCCCAATTGATGATGAAACGCTTAATTATATGCGTTTAACAAACCGTAAAGAAGACCATATTGCTTTAACAAAAGAATACGTCAAACACAATAATCTTTTCTACGACCCAGAGCATCAAGCGGAATACACTAAAGTCGTTGAAATTGATTTATCAACAATTTCACCAAGTATTTCTGGACCAAAACGTCCACAAGATTTGATTGATTTGACACAAGCCAAACAAACTTTCCAAGAAAGCTTAGTTCGTGAAGCTGGTGTTCAAGGCTTTGGTTTGACAGCTGATGAAATCAATAAAAAAGCAACCGTTCATTTTGATGACCAAGATATTGAGATTCAAACAGGACACGTGGCTATCGCAGCTATCACATCATGTACAAATACCTCAAACCCTTACGTCTTGATGTCAGCTGGTTTGCTTGCGAAAAATGCTGTTGAACGTGGTTTGCGCGTAGCTCCAACAGTTAAAACATCACTTGCTCCAGGGTCTAAGGTGGTTACAGGTTACCTACGTAATTCTGGTTTGCAAACTTACTTAGATACACTTGGCTTTAACATTGTCGGTTATGGTTGTACGACATGTATCGGTAACTCAGGTAGCCTTCGTCCAGAAGTGGCAGAAGCTATTACAGAGACAGACTTGTTAGCATCTGCTGTTTTATCAGGTAACCGTAACTTTGAAGGACGTGTTAATCCACTTGTCAAAGCAAACTTTCTTGCTAGCCCACCACTTGTTGTGGCATATGCACTTGCTGGAAACACAAATATTGATTTAACAACAGAACCGCTTGGCTTTGACCAAAATAATGCACCTGTTTACCTTAAAGACATCATGCCAACAAATGACGAAGTGGCAGAGTATGTCAATAAATACGTAACGCGTGAATTATTCGAGCAAGAATATGAGCATGTCTTTACAGACAGCGAAAAATGGAATCAAATTCCAACAGAAGAAAGTAAGATTTACCATTGGAATGAATCGTCAACTTATATCCAAAATCCACCATATTTTGACAATCTAGGTGATGATTTAGCGATTAAACCATTGAAAAATCTTAAGCCATTAGCCAAATTTGGTGATAGCGTGACAACTGACCACATTTCACCTGCTGGTAATATTGCTAAAAATAGCCCAGCTGCTAAGTATTTAGATAATCATGGTGTTGATTACGTTGACTTCAACTCATATGGTAGCCGTCGTGGTAATCACGAAGTCATGATGCGTGGAACATTTGCCAATATTCGTATCCAAAACCAATTAGCAGACGGTAAAATTGGCGGTTACACAAAATACAACGGCGAAATCATGCCAATTTATGACGCTGCTATGCATTATAAAGAAGATAATGTCGATACTTTAGTCATTGCAGGTAAAGATTATGGTATGGGGTCTAGTCGTGACTGGGCTGCCAAAGGTTCTAACCTTCTTGGGGTTAAAGCTGTTTTGGCTGAAAGTTTTGAACGTATTCACCGCTCAAATCTTGTCATGATGGGTGTATTACCATTGCAATTTTTAGAAGGTGATACAGCAGAAAGCCTTGGTTTAACTGGTCTTGAAACATACGATATTAATCTTTCAGAAAATCCTGGTATTCACGATGTTGTTGATGTTGTAGCTCGTGATGACTCAGGTGAAAAACACTTTAAAGCCATGGTACGTTTTGATGCCGACGCTGACATTCGTTACTATAAAAACGGCGGTATCTTACCAATGGTTGTTAGAAAGAAATTGGAGGAAGCATAA
- a CDS encoding citrate synthase translates to MTGGSGLKDLIACNTHISSIIDDNLSYAGYNISELMDNDASFEEVIYLLWNLHLPNKAEFDSFVKELRENYAISDAVEQCILIQSRSHLHPMSVLRSTVSLLGVYNVNAEDNSEEATYEQSIQLMAKMPTIIATFARLRDGKTPVAPREDLGFAANFLYMLNGEEPTPLQVKALNRALVLHADHELNASTFAARVCASTLADIYSCVTTAIGTLKGPLHGGANERVFDMLTEIREMGDTKAYLKEKLDSQEKIMGFGHRVYKTQDPREKYLREMAQALTEGTENEVWFNLSREIEDYMKHTKGLIPNVDFYSATVYHVLGIDSSIFTLIFAMSRVSGWIAHIQEQQKNNKLIRPRSHYTGELGLKYTPLEER, encoded by the coding sequence ATGACAGGAGGAAGCGGATTAAAAGATTTAATAGCTTGTAATACCCATATTAGTTCAATTATTGATGATAATTTATCTTACGCAGGTTATAATATTTCTGAATTAATGGATAACGATGCTAGTTTTGAAGAAGTGATTTACCTTCTTTGGAACTTGCACTTGCCAAATAAAGCAGAGTTTGATAGTTTTGTTAAAGAACTTCGTGAAAATTATGCTATTAGCGATGCGGTTGAACAATGTATTTTGATTCAGTCGCGCAGCCATTTACACCCAATGAGCGTGCTTCGTTCAACAGTTAGTTTGCTTGGTGTGTATAATGTCAATGCTGAAGATAATTCTGAAGAAGCAACATACGAACAATCTATTCAATTAATGGCTAAAATGCCAACGATTATTGCAACTTTTGCGCGTTTACGTGACGGAAAAACACCAGTTGCTCCACGTGAAGATTTAGGATTTGCAGCGAATTTCCTTTACATGTTAAACGGCGAAGAGCCAACACCATTGCAAGTAAAAGCTTTAAATCGTGCCTTGGTTTTACATGCTGACCATGAATTAAATGCGTCAACATTCGCAGCGCGTGTCTGTGCGTCAACATTGGCTGATATTTATTCTTGTGTGACAACTGCAATTGGTACGCTTAAAGGACCACTTCACGGGGGTGCTAATGAACGTGTCTTTGACATGTTAACTGAAATTCGTGAAATGGGTGATACCAAAGCGTATTTGAAAGAAAAATTGGATTCGCAAGAAAAAATCATGGGCTTTGGTCACCGTGTTTATAAAACACAAGACCCACGTGAAAAATATTTGCGTGAAATGGCACAAGCTCTTACCGAAGGTACTGAAAACGAAGTGTGGTTCAACTTGTCACGTGAAATTGAAGATTACATGAAACACACTAAAGGGCTTATCCCAAATGTCGATTTCTATTCGGCAACGGTTTACCATGTTCTTGGTATTGATAGTTCGATTTTTACCCTTATTTTTGCAATGAGTCGTGTATCAGGCTGGATTGCTCATATTCAAGAACAACAAAAAAATAACAAATTGATTCGACCACGTTCTCATTATACTGGAGAGCTCGGTTTGAAATACACACCACTTGAAGAACGCTAA
- the icd gene encoding NADP-dependent isocitrate dehydrogenase — protein sequence MADKIILENGHLTVSNNPIIPFIEGDGVGRDIWKNARAVFDAAIEKAYQGQKKVEWLEILAGKKAHEATGEWLPEATLETIKEDLVAIKGPLETPVGGGIRSLNVALRQELDLYACVRPVRYFKGIESPLKEPEKTSITIFRENTEDIYAGIEWNAGTEEVKKVIDFLQNEMSVSKIRFPETSSIGIKPISQEGSERLIRSAIEYALANNLTKVTLVHKGNIQKFTEGGFRSWGYDLAKREYADELASGKLVINDIIADNFLQQILLNPEKFDVVALTNLNGDYASDALAAQVGGIGISPGANINYLTGHAIFEATHGTAPDIAGKDIANPCSVLLSGCMLFDYIGWTEVASLITAAIEKTFAQGQFTADLAQGKVACSTSEFAAKLIENL from the coding sequence ATGGCAGATAAAATCATTTTAGAAAATGGTCACTTGACTGTTTCTAACAATCCAATCATCCCTTTTATTGAAGGGGATGGCGTTGGACGTGACATTTGGAAAAATGCGCGTGCTGTCTTTGATGCAGCGATTGAAAAAGCTTACCAAGGTCAGAAAAAAGTTGAATGGCTTGAGATTTTGGCTGGTAAAAAAGCGCATGAAGCAACAGGAGAATGGTTACCAGAAGCAACTCTTGAAACGATTAAAGAAGATTTGGTCGCTATCAAAGGTCCACTAGAAACACCAGTTGGTGGTGGGATTCGTTCACTAAATGTTGCCCTTCGTCAAGAATTGGATTTATACGCTTGTGTGCGTCCTGTTCGTTATTTTAAAGGGATTGAAAGCCCACTTAAAGAACCAGAAAAAACAAGCATTACTATTTTCCGTGAAAATACGGAAGATATTTATGCAGGCATCGAGTGGAATGCTGGCACAGAAGAAGTGAAAAAAGTCATTGATTTCTTGCAAAATGAAATGTCTGTCAGCAAGATTCGTTTTCCTGAAACAAGCAGTATCGGAATCAAACCTATCTCACAAGAAGGTAGTGAACGTTTGATTCGCTCTGCGATTGAATACGCTCTTGCTAACAATTTGACTAAAGTTACTCTTGTTCACAAAGGAAATATTCAAAAATTCACAGAAGGTGGCTTCCGTAGTTGGGGTTATGACCTTGCAAAACGTGAATACGCTGATGAATTAGCCAGCGGAAAATTGGTGATTAATGACATTATTGCCGATAATTTCTTGCAACAAATTTTGCTTAATCCTGAAAAATTTGATGTTGTGGCTTTGACAAACCTCAATGGTGACTACGCTAGTGATGCCCTTGCTGCCCAAGTTGGTGGTATTGGAATCTCACCAGGTGCCAATATCAACTACTTGACAGGTCACGCTATTTTTGAAGCGACACACGGAACTGCACCAGATATTGCTGGTAAAGACATTGCCAATCCATGTTCTGTTCTTTTGTCTGGTTGCATGTTGTTTGATTACATTGGTTGGACAGAAGTGGCTAGCTTAATTACAGCAGCGATTGAAAAAACATTCGCTCAAGGTCAATTTACAGCTGATTTGGCGCAAGGAAAAGTAGCTTGCTCAACAAGTGAATTTGCAGCAAAACTCATTGAAAATTTGTAA
- a CDS encoding putative ABC transporter permease, with protein MTYSLADIVFLFFIYSFVGWLWETVYCSIKDKKFAYRGFLVGPYCPVYGFAVTTVLLATEPFQSNILWLFLSGLLVATAFEYVAGWLLETVFHMKLWDYSQEFGNIQGRIAPRISLFWGFGIVVLVEFIQPGVMWLINHLNDWVALGIVVVMTADLIWTVVDTVKFQQAAIAFEKYVRAEQEKLRESVRTEVGDLTQQAEVFSKRLENLRLHINETLREKGIEPFRFNQRRMLRNYKNFRLTTAPFLNEIRKQTAALKEKRNEKNNH; from the coding sequence ATGACATATTCATTGGCAGACATTGTCTTTTTGTTTTTTATTTATTCGTTTGTAGGCTGGCTTTGGGAGACGGTTTATTGTTCGATTAAGGATAAGAAGTTTGCTTATCGTGGTTTTTTAGTGGGACCGTATTGCCCCGTTTATGGCTTTGCAGTGACAACGGTTTTACTAGCGACAGAGCCGTTTCAGAGCAATATTTTATGGCTGTTCTTGAGTGGTTTGCTTGTAGCAACAGCATTTGAATACGTTGCAGGCTGGCTGTTAGAGACGGTCTTTCATATGAAATTATGGGACTACAGTCAGGAGTTTGGTAATATTCAGGGACGTATTGCACCGCGGATATCACTTTTCTGGGGATTTGGAATTGTTGTTCTCGTTGAATTTATTCAACCAGGAGTGATGTGGCTAATTAATCACCTGAATGATTGGGTAGCATTGGGTATTGTTGTTGTGATGACAGCAGATTTGATTTGGACAGTTGTTGATACGGTGAAATTCCAACAAGCTGCTATTGCTTTTGAGAAATACGTTCGTGCCGAGCAAGAAAAATTACGCGAATCAGTACGAACAGAAGTTGGTGATTTAACACAGCAAGCTGAAGTCTTTAGCAAACGTTTGGAAAATTTACGACTTCACATCAATGAAACCTTGAGAGAAAAAGGAATCGAGCCATTCCGTTTCAATCAACGTCGTATGCTTAGAAACTATAAAAATTTCCGCTTAACGACAGCCCCATTTTTGAACGAAATTCGTAAACAAACAGCTGCCTTAAAAGAAAAACGTAATGAGAAAAACAATCATTAA